The Trichoderma asperellum chromosome 6, complete sequence region CTACGGCGCTGGACTTTATGGCGGCACCTGGCCTGCACGGCGAAGAAAAGCGCGTTGACAGGACGGTTGCGGATGATTACCTCAGTAGCTTTCTTGCAATGGTTCACGCTTTTCACCCCATCTTTGACCGCGATGATCTCCTCGCTAGCTACGAAGTAGTCATGAGAGAAGGCCTCGGCTCCGATATCCGTTCCGGCGTGTTCCTGGCCATCTTTGGTCTGGGGGCTACTGCGTCTGACCCCATCGATCGGAAGCAGAGCGAGAACACGGGCGATGTCTGCATGCAAAGGGCACTCCGCATCCTGGTGCCAGCGTGGACAGTATCGTTTAGCGGTAACATTCTGCTGTCGCAGGGGCTGATTTTGTGTGCGCTGTATTTCACGTACGTGGTGCAGCCGTTGACAGCGTGGAGGCTGATACACATGGCTGCGACAAGCATACAGCAGCTTTTGATTCGGTAAACTATCATCTTGTTTTGCATCTTATGATTTAGCTGTGTGTGATGGCTGATGGCTGACTGGGAGCGTAGGTGTAAGGATATCTTATCTAGCCAAGCTGAGATTCAGGAGTTGACTCGGCTGAGCTGGGTGTGCTTTATTGTTGAAAGGTAAAAAAACGGCTTTACTTGGCAAAGGAAATAAATAGGCCATTGTAACTATGAGCTAACTAGCCGGAATTCCAGTGATATTCTTGCAGAGTTCCATCAGCCAAGGAGCGGCATCGACATCCTTGTTGACCGCATGCCTTTCCCCAACTATGGCACCAGTCCCAAGCTCGAGCATCTCTGCGTGCTTGCTGAGATATCAGCCCGCTCTCTTCTCAACCGCATGCATCATGCCATTTACTTCACAGATAGCCTCACGATATACGCTGGCCGTGCCTTCGACTCACTCACAACTTCTCAATCAGCTTCAACCCCTCCACATCCAGACGCATCTCTCCTACGCATGTGCAGCGAACTCAATTTCCAGCTCGAAAGGTGGTACGAAGCCCTCCCGGTGGACATCAAACCAGACCTGTACGATGGCCCGCCGCAGAACAAGCAGGCTTGCATACATCGTTTGCGATATTGGTCTGCGAAACAGAGCATATTCAGACCATTCGTCATCCACGCCACCTCGTCGCAATTTGACAAGGCCGAGCTGGAAATGCCGCCGACGGTGGTGTCCCAGTCCAAGGTATGCTTGGCTGCGTGTCGAGCTTTTCTCCATGGCGCGGGATATTTGCTCGCGGACAGGACGCCATACGCGTATAGCTCACTGCAGTTGTGAGTGCTCTCGATTTTAGGCATTACCCGGCGTgggaagatggagatgaagatgaagatctAGATTGACTGATTCGAGCCCTAGCTCTTTGAACTGTTTCTTAGTCCTTGCTCTGGCAGCCAATTCGCCGCATCTGGGGCATCTTGTGACGGACATTGACGCATGCCGCCAGAGTGTCGTCAAAGTAGTTGAGCCTTGGGCACGACCCGGAACAAGCGCCGAACATGACCTGGAGATTGTTAATTCAGTTGCGAGAAAGCTGCGACTTCGCGACCGACAGCGACACTAATGGCGATATGATGTGGCATTATTCAATATTCTCCAGCATGTGACGATTCTAAAGTACGCGTTATTGCGTTTTTGATCTG contains the following coding sequences:
- a CDS encoding uncharacterized protein (EggNog:ENOG41~TransMembrane:1 (i281-305o)) yields the protein MSRHRAGRRSHLNIPAINQLNRNEYHHDANSAASDVMLQRLESIEKLLGEHAEALKALQHEKAQHQQRQRRNSSAFMMSPPLPDFFRRRAESSENDGGLSSPSNEASMPHSTWTLTTHEGGDTSRQGVDADDVPPITIPLGHQTSTSSLLRLPQMRPLVGDYPEDFFFRVEDDRNRSTALDFMAAPGLHGEEKRVDRTVADDYLSSFLAMVHAFHPIFDRDDLLASYEVVMREGLGSDIRSGVFLAIFGLGATASDPIDRKQSENTGDVCMQRALRILVPAWTVSFSGNILLSQGLILCALYFTYVVQPLTAWRLIHMAATSIQQLLIRCKDILSSQAEIQELTRLSWVCFIVESDILAEFHQPRSGIDILVDRMPFPNYGTSPKLEHLCVLAEISARSLLNRMHHAIYFTDSLTIYAGRAFDSLTTSQSASTPPHPDASLLRMCSELNFQLERWYEALPVDIKPDLYDGPPQNKQACIHRLRYWSAKQSIFRPFVIHATSSQFDKAELEMPPTVVSQSKVCLAACRAFLHGAGYLLADRTPYAYSSLQFSLNCFLVLALAANSPHLGHLVTDIDACRQSVVKVVEPWARPGTSAEHDLEIVNSVARKLRLRDRQRH
- a CDS encoding uncharacterized protein (EggNog:ENOG41); this encodes MNPGKSRVMVACKHCRQRKRRCDGLSPRCTPCQEKGFDCVYTEVAPPRNIPAINQLNRNEYHHDANSAASDVMLQRLESIEKLLGEHAEALKALQHEKAQHQQRQRRNSSAFMMSPPLPDFFRRRAESSENDGGLSSPSNEASMPHSTWTLTTHEGGDTSRQGVDADDVPPITIPLGHQTSTSSLLRLPQMRPLVGDYPEDFFFRVEDDRNRSTALDFMAAPGLHGEEKRVDRTVADDYLSSFLAMVHAFHPIFDRDDLLASYEVVMREGLGSDIRSGVFLAIFGLGATASDPIDRKQSENTGDVCMQRALRILVPAWTVSFSGNILLSQGLILCALYFTYVVQPLTAWRLIHMAATSIQQLLIRCKDILSSQAEIQELTRLSWVCFIVESDILAEFHQPRSGIDILVDRMPFPNYGTSPKLEHLCVLAEISARSLLNRMHHAIYFTDSLTIYAGRAFDSLTTSQSASTPPHPDASLLRMCSELNFQLERWYEALPVDIKPDLYDGPPQNKQACIHRLRYWSAKQSIFRPFVIHATSSQFDKAELEMPPTVVSQSKVCLAACRAFLHGAGYLLADRTPYAYSSLQL